The window AGTATATTATGCGAAGCTCAATAATAGGAAATACGACCTGGATTTGCTCGCGACGTGGCTGCTCGAAGACGGCTGGTCCGTAGAGAAAACCAACAAGCTCGTTTCCCAGTGCGAGTTCGCAAGAGACCTTCTGCGCGTATACGATCAGAAATTTTCCTCGATCGAAGACGGCGAACGAGCCACCAGCTAGCAGGCCGAATAGAGCGGGTTGCAGGCCGTGAAGAGGAGAAGAAGCAGTGGAACACCCGTCGACTATTGACGCTACCGGTAAGACAAGTTCTGCAACCGGTCACCCCGAACAGGTCAAAATCCAAGACCGGATTCGGGAACTGCGCAGGATCAGAGCCCGCGACTTGCTGCCTAACCCGAAAAACTGGCGGCGGCATCCTAAGGCGCAGAGCGATGCGCTGCGCGCGCTGTTGGCGGAGATTGGGTACGCGGATGCGCTCTTGGCCAGGGAATTGCCCGACGGCCGGCTGATGCTTGTCGACGGGCACCTACGCGCAGAGACCACGCCCGACGCCGTCGTGCCGGTGTTGATTCTTGATGTTAGTGACGCGGAGGCCGACAAAATCCTGATGACGCTTGACCCTCTCGCGACGCTGGCCGAACCGGACACTGAACGGATCAAAGCTCTTCTCCAGAACGTGCGGACGGACAGCCCGGCAGTGGAAGAGCTGCTAAGGCGCACAGCGGGTGACCAGGTGTGGCGGCTCATCCATCCGGAGGATTTCATCGAGCCTCCCGCGCAGATCGACAAGGCCGCCGAGTTGCAGAAGAAATGGGGCACCACAACCGGCCAACTGTGGCGGATGGGTGACCACCGGCTGCTGTGCGGCGACTCAACCAAGGCCGAGGACGTTGTCAGGTTGATGGCTGGTGAGCGGGCCGTTCTTTTCGCGACCGATCCGCCTTACGCGGTGGGTTACACGGGTTGTGCCCATCCTCAAAGCTGGAGCAACAAGGGCGCCGCAAACAGAAACAAAAATTGGACCGGGCAGTACGTCGAGGCGCCAAGCGCCGACGTAAAGGACAGCGAGGAGTCGGGCATCGAGCTCTATCGTGGCTTCGTAAGAGTGGCGATCGAACACGCGATCACGCGCAATGCCGCATGGTATTGCTGGCATGCGAGCAGGCGCCATTCGATGGTGGAGCGAGTTTGGGCCGAGTTCGGCGCCTTTGTGCATCAGCAGTTGATTTGGGTTAAGACCCGGGCGGTACTGACATACTCGCTGTATCTGTGGCAGCACGAGCCGTGCCTGTTCGGCTGGATCAGGGGTGAGAAGCCAAAGACATTCCGAACGGAGGTCGGCGAGCGCGCGGGCGAATTTCCGGCTACGGTCTGGGCGGTTCCGAGTTCCGAAGCCGAAACCGACGCGCATCCGACCTGCAAGCCATGCAAGCTCTTCACGCTGCCGATGGAGATGCACACCGAGCCCGGCGAGATTTGTTATGAGCCGTTCTCCGGGAGCGGCTCGCAGTTGGTGGCGGCGCAGCAAACTGGACGCCGCTGCTACGCGATCGAAAAATCTGCCCCCTTCGTCGCGGTGGCGCTGGAACGGATGGCCGCCTTGGGCCTCAAGCCGGAGGTGATACGCGAATGATGAAACGCCAGCCGGATGGAACGTTTCGCAACGCCAGGCAGGCGAGTGCCCTCTCCCCCGTGGTGCTCAGGGCGCGCTGGGTCGAAGCCGAGGTGGGGAGCCTCAAGCGAATCGGGCTCGCTTTCGACGCGATCGCGGAGCAGGTCTCACGAGTGGGGAAACATCTGGCGCAACCGATAACTCCGCTCCCGCCGGGAGTGACATTTCCGCCGGACTACACGATCAGCAAGCAGGCTTGCCACAAGTCTTTCCGCAGATTGATCGCGCGCGAGCCAGCGCTTGCGGCCGATGAGTTTCGCAAGCTCGACTCCGCACGCTGCGAGGACATGTTTTTAAATCTGCAGCCGGGCATCCGCAAGGGCAACCCGCGTTCCGTCGAAGCGGGAGTGAAAGTGCTCCGCCACACCGCTCAAATCAATGGCTACGCCGCGCCGCAGCGCCACGAGCTGACAGGGAAGGACGGAAAGCCACTGACCCTCGTGCAGCTGCTGGAAGCAATAGGACCAATCAGCGAGGAGGAGTGAAATGCCTGACCTTACCGATGAACAGAAGGGATACGCGCGCAGGGTGATTCAGGACCCGGTTCTGTTTGCCAGCCACGTTCTGGGAATGGATCTCTGGGCGCGTGAGGTCGAGCTCCTGCGGACCATCAAGTCGCACCGGCGCACCGCGATCAAGGCCTGCCATGGAGTGGGTAAGACATTCACGCTCGCTGTATCGGCTCTGTGGTGGCTGGCGCGGTACCCCGAAGGCGTCGTGCTAACGACCTCGTCCACGCAGCGGCAGGTACGGACGCAGCTTTGGTTTGAAATCCATCGGCTGGTCGATCGCGCGAGGGTACCGTTTCCGAAGCTCAAGACCAGCGAGCTCAAGTTCCGCGACGATAACAATTATGCGCTGGGATTTTCGACCAATCAGGCCGAAAACTTTCAGGGATATCACGGCAAGCAGCTTCTGATCATCGCGGACGAAGCGCCGGGGATCGAGCCGGGAATTTTCGACGCGATGGCGGGAACCATGGCGGGCGGCAGGGTTCATACGGTCATGGCCGGCAACCCGACCATTCCGTCCGGTCCGTTCTTCGATGCATTCACCAGGGAACGAGGGCTGTGGAAGTGTCTTTCCATCGATGCGTTCGATTCGCCCAATCTGAAGGGGCTCAACCTCGAGCAACTCCTCGCCATGGATCCGGCCGAGGGCGGTCCGCTGGACGACAACCCGTTTCCGCAGCTGGTGACCAGGCGCTGGGTGTTCGAGCAGTACCTCGCCTGGTGGCACGGCAATGAGAGCAGCTCGCCGAACTGGCTGTCCCGGGTGCTCGCGCGCTTTCCGGATCAGGCGCAGGATGCCCTCTTCAAGATGATATGGCTCGAGAGGGCCCGGCAGAGGTCATTGCAGAATCCGATCACCGACGCCGGGTCGGGCCCGCTGGTTGCCGGCGTCGATGTCGGAGGAGGAGAGGCGGAGACGGTTGTTTACGTATGCGAGTTCAAAAGCGACCGCCCGAAAATCATCCGGATGGGAGCCTGGCGAGGTGAGGACACGCGCGGGCAGGTGGTCAGCTTGCTTAACGAATTCCGGATCCGTCTTTCCCTCGTGAGGGTTGATGCGGTCGGCATCGGCCACAATTTCGGGCTGCATCTGCGCGATCACCGCTTCCCGGTCGAGATGGTCAACGTCGGCATGCCGTGTGAGAGCAGGCCGCAGATGGGAGAAAACGATCCGGCGCGGCGTTTCGTGAATCTAAAGGCGTGTTTTTATCAGACTCTGGCCGACGCATTTGAACGCGACCAGGTCGACGGGCTGACCGACGAGAAGACGATCGCGCAGCTCTCCAGCATCTTGTATGAGCTCGACTCGCAGGGGCGGATGAAAATCGAGTCGAAGGAAAAAGCCCGCGCGCGAGGGGTTCCCTCGCCCGATCGCGCCGAAGCGCTGATGCTTGCGCTGTGCAAGCCGCCGCAAAAGTACGAGTACACCAAGGCACTTCCCCAGCAGCGCGCGGCGCACGATTCAGACGGTGGTCCGGAACTTGATGACTTTTTGAGCGATTTCGGATCTCGGCGAAGGACCCAGTGGGACCCCATCGCGGCCGGGAGTCTCGCGCGATACTTCCGCAGACACCGCGGCACTTGGTAGAGGCGCGACCTGGTTGCAAGACTTCCCGCGACAGAAATTTGCGCTGACCTATCCGAGCAGGGAGGATCGCATGAAATGGTTTACCGATCTGGCTGTCCTCGGCAAGTCCGACGCACTCGGCAAGTTGATTCCAGCCATTGAATCGCGCCTGCCGCCGGATGCGCACCGAGACTTTGAAGCCGAAATCCGATTTGCTGCCCGCCATCCGGGTACTCGGCGCTATTTCATCCAATCGCCACGACCTTCCGATGAAATCGTGTTCGCGCTGGAGCAGTATCCGGAGGTTATCTGCTTCGACGATGTTTTCATCTATCCCGGCAAATGCTTGACAGCTCCCGAGTACAGCGCGCTGCTGGAGGATTTCTTCTGGAGGATCGTCAAACCGGCCGCTGACGAATTGCGATTGAAATACTTTTCGAGCGGGTTTGAGGACAGATGCCCGGAATGGGCCAAGCGCCGCCGGCGCTCCGCAATGGAAATCGCGCTTGGATTCACGGTCGTATGGCGGCTTCGCACGGAAGGCTACATCAGTCATTTCCCCGTGCGTAAAGAAACCGCTGGAGGGTCAATCGATCTCAACTCGATACTGCATCAATTGCTCAGGATGTCGCCGTCGAGCCAAAATTGACCGGAATCCACTTTCATGATCGGTAGGAATCTAGCGAGGCCCAAGATGCGCAGTGAGCTTTTATGTCAAACGAAGGCATCACAACTTCGCGGCTCGAGCAGACGGAGGAATTGCCGGAGGATGGTCAAAAATGGCGCCAAGGCAAGACATCCCGTCGGCGAGAGGATACTAAGATGATTGAGAACGCGATGATCGGTTTGCGTTACGAATATAGTTACGCGTAACGCAATTCGTCACAAAAATGGCAACCCCAACCCGTAAATGTAAACACTGTGGACAGCGCTTCGACGACAACCGGCGTGGCCGGCCGCAGTTGTATTGCAAGCCGTCGCATCGGGTGCGCGCCCGGGAGAAACGACGGGAGGCTGAAAGCAAGCTACCCTCGGAAAAAGAAAGCCGGCTGTTGACAGAATGCCTGACGAGGTTGGCACGGCAGCGTCGGAGATACCGGATGGTGCCGGACAATTGGAAAAGGGGGTGGCTCCCTCCACCTTACGAGCGCGCCCGAGCAAAGGTTCGGGACGCGTTGGAGAAACTGGCGCCCGAGGTCTTCGGGCAGCCCTCGGC of the Candidatus Binatus sp. genome contains:
- a CDS encoding DNA methyltransferase gives rise to the protein MEHPSTIDATGKTSSATGHPEQVKIQDRIRELRRIRARDLLPNPKNWRRHPKAQSDALRALLAEIGYADALLARELPDGRLMLVDGHLRAETTPDAVVPVLILDVSDAEADKILMTLDPLATLAEPDTERIKALLQNVRTDSPAVEELLRRTAGDQVWRLIHPEDFIEPPAQIDKAAELQKKWGTTTGQLWRMGDHRLLCGDSTKAEDVVRLMAGERAVLFATDPPYAVGYTGCAHPQSWSNKGAANRNKNWTGQYVEAPSADVKDSEESGIELYRGFVRVAIEHAITRNAAWYCWHASRRHSMVERVWAEFGAFVHQQLIWVKTRAVLTYSLYLWQHEPCLFGWIRGEKPKTFRTEVGERAGEFPATVWAVPSSEAETDAHPTCKPCKLFTLPMEMHTEPGEICYEPFSGSGSQLVAAQQTGRRCYAIEKSAPFVAVALERMAALGLKPEVIRE